The following DNA comes from Microbacterium wangchenii.
CGCCGACGAGGCGGTCATCGGAGAGGAAATGCAGGTGCAGGCCGGCGACGGCGATGCCCTGGTAGATGGCTGGTGCCCAGAATCCCAGGAGGGTGCCGGCGCATTCTTCGAGCACCGTCTCGACCTGGTCGCGCGTCGCCTCCGCCAGCGACGGGAACGGGGTCCTCCCCCGCCGCGGCACGCGGACGCGGACAGCGGCGAGGACGCCGTCGATGCGCACCGCGTGGAAGAGGTTGCGGCTGACGAGGTGCTCTTCGATCGCGGCGGTGAGAGCCGCCAGGTCGGTTCCGCTCACGTCGACGGGCGCCATCTCCGGGAAGCGGCACACCTCGAAGAACGGGAGCGTCTCGGAATCGTCCATGGCGCGTGGCGGGGCCTCGTCCGTGCACTCGACGAGGTCGCCGTCGAGGAGGACCACTTCGCCACCGAGTCCGTCGCAGCATCCGATGCCGAAGTTCCCCAGCTCTCGTGCCTGCGGGGCGGGGAGACCGGTGGTGTACGCCGCGGCCAGGAGCGCATCCAGCACGGCGTACTGGATGATCGCGTCGGAGGAGATCGGGGCATCGGAGCTCATGCGACCGAGGCTACGCCTGGGGATGGTCACGGGGCAGGAGGCCCATGCCGTTGGGCACGAGCCTCCTGCGCGCGGCGTGCTCGTGCCGTGACGCCGCTCACGCGTGCGTGCGCGGCGGGTTGGTCACGGCGGGCAGCACGCGCATGGAGTCGCCCGGATGCGCCCACCGGACGCCGTTGGCCAGCACGCGCCGGATCTGCGGGTGGTGGTAGACGGGATACTCCTGGTCTCCGGGCGAGAAGTAGAAGACCCGTCCGCGTCCGCGCCGGTACGTCATGCCCGAGCGGAACACCTCACCGCCGGAGAACGACGACACGAACACGAGCTCGTCAGGGGCCGGCACGTCGAAGAACTCGCCGTACATCTCCTGCCGCTCGATCCGCAGCGGCTGCTCGATGCCCTCGGCGATCGGGTGGCCCGGCGCGACCGTCCACACCAGCTCCTGCTCCCCGTCGTTGCGCCACGCGAGGGAGCACGTGGTGCCCATGAGCCGGATGAAGATCTTCGAGAAGTGCGCCGAGTGCAGCACGAGGATCCCCATGCCCGAGAGCACGTGGCGGTGCACGCGCTCGACGACGGCGTCGTCCACGGCATCGTGGGCCATGTGCCCCCACCACAGCAGCACGTCGGTCGCGGCGAGCGCCTCCTCCGACAGCCCGTGCTCGGGGTCGCGCAGCGTCGCGGTGCGCACCTCCACCTCATCGCCGAGGTGCTCGCGCAGCCCGTCGGCGATGACGGTGTGCATACCGTCGGGGTAGATGGCCTGCACCGACGCGTCGACGCGCTCGTGCTCGCCCTCGTTCCACACGAGCACCCGGATCATCGCGCCACCTCCGCCTCGACGTCCTCGACCGCGACTTCGCGGCCTTCCGCGGCCGACCGGTAGCACGCGTCGATGATCGCCGCGCGTCGCGCCGCCTGACTGCCGTCGCTGGCCGCCCACAGCGCCGGCGTCCGGATGGTGCGGATGAACTCGTCCACGACGCCCTGATGTCCCGCGGGCTCGCCGCCGGGCAGCACGCGGTCGGCGACCGCGTCGGTCGTCCCCGCGTACAGGGGGACGTCGGTCGCCGGCGCGTAGTCCACGACCCGCAGTTCGGCACCGCCCTCCGTGCCGTACACGACGAAGCCGAACTCGTCGCCCTCGGGCCGGTACGACGCCCAGCTGGTGTCCAGCGCGACGGATGCACCGCCCTCCAGCCGCAGCAGCACCGTCGCGAAATCCTCGACGTCGAACGCGGAACCGGTGAACTGCTTGCCGCCGGTGGCCGCATCCGGCCCGCCCAGACCGCGCGGACCGAACTCGGCGTGCGTCACCGCCGAGGCCGACAGCACGCGCGGCTCGCCCATGAGGTCGAGGACGGCGTCGATCATGTGCACGCCGATGTCCACGAGCGGACCGCCACCGGCCAGCTCACGGCTGGTGAACCAGCTCCCCAGCGCCGGGATCCCCGAGCGACGCAGCCACGAAGCGCGCACGTGGTAGATGCGGCCGAGGGCGCCCGAGGCCGCCTCCGCGGCGAGCGCGCGCACGTCGCCGCGCTGCCGGTGGTTGAACGCCACCTGCAGCACGCGGCCGGACGTCCGGGCGGCCGCGACCATCTCCGCCGCCTCCGCCGCCGAGCGGGCGATGGGCTTCTCCGAGAGTACGTGGATGCCGCGCTGGAGCGCCGCGATCGCGATCGGGGCGTGCAGGAAGGTCGGGACAGCGACGCTCACGGCATCCAGCGGCGTACTCGAGAACAGCTCCTGCCAGTCGGCGACGGCGACGGGGATGCCGAACTGCTCGGCCAGCTCGGCACGCGGTCCGTCCTCCAACCCCGCGATGGCGACCAGATCGACGTCCGGATTCGCCGCGTACGCCGCGATGTGCTGCTGGCCGGCCCAGCCGAGGCCGACGACACCGACGCGCAGTGGAGTGGAGGCGGAGGATGTGGGTGTCATGCGGATTCTCCTCGGGGGACGGTCGGATGGATGAGGCGATGGATGCTGTCGGGGGCGAGCACCGCGCGGGACGCGAGGATCGCCGCCCCGCGCGCCCCGGCGTTCTCGTCGGCGCGGGCGGGGACGATCTGGAGGTTGCGCGAGGCCAGCGGGGTGGAGCTGCCGTAGACGACTTCGCGCACACCGGCGACGAGGTGCTCGCCGGCACGCGCGATGGTGCCCCCGATCACGATGACGGACGGCCCCAGCAGCGTCACGACCGTGGCGAGCACCGTCCCCAGTTCGCGCCCCGCCTGACGCACGGCGTCGATTGCGGCACGGTCGCCGGCGAGCACGAGGGCGACCACGTCACGCGCCGAGCGCGCGGGCGTCCCCGCCTCGCGCAAGGCGGCGGCGAGGGCGGCGCCACTGGCGACGTCCTCGAGCTCGCGGCGCTCCCCGGCGGGGCGCACGTCGCCCGGCGACCAGGGCACGATGACGTGGCCGAGGTCTCCGGCCGATCCGCGTGCGCCGTGCTGGAGCAGTCCGCCGGCGATGATCCCGGCTCCCACTCCGGTGGAGATCTTGACGTAGACGAGGTCGTCGACGTCGGGCCAGGATGCGGCGTGCTCACCGAGGGCGAGGACGTTGACGTCGTTGTCCACGAGCACGACGGCCGGGATGCGCTCAGCGATCAGCGCCGGGACGTCGACGTCGTGCCAGCCCGGCATGATGGGCGGATGCTGCGGACGGCCCAGAGCGTGGTCGACGGGCCCGGGAAGACCCACGCCCACAGCGGCGACGTCGCTCACGGTCAGCGACAGCTCGGCGAGGAGGGCCACCGCCATGTCGACCACGGTGCCGAGGACCGCGGCGGGGCCGCCGGCGATCTCCAGCGGCACGGTGCGGGCGGCGAGGATCTCCTCCGCGAGGTCGCAGACGGCCACCGTGGCATGCGTGGCGCCGAGATCGATCCCGAGCACCACGCGGGCGCGCGGGTTGAAGGCGACGCGGGTGGCGGGACGCCCGCCCGACGATCCGGCGGGCGCCGCAGCCACGACGAGGCCGGCCGCGACGAGAGCGTCAACGCGGGCCGCGACCGTCGAGCGCGACAGGCCCGTGAGCGCGCCGATCTCGGCCCGCGTGCGCGGGAGGCCGTCCAGCAGCGCCTCCAGCACGTCACCGGGGCCCGGCCCGGCTGCCCGGGTACGCCTCGTCAGATCACCCGTCACCCTTTTGAGTAAAGCACAGCCCTCTTCTGTGCGGGACGGTCAAAACTTCTGCTTGACGGGCGACGGAAGTGTGCCAGGCTGGGCATGCCCGACGACGAAGGAGTCATGATGTCGACGTCCGCCCCCTCGGTCCAGCTGTACACCGTTCGCGAGGCCCTCGCCTCTGACCTGCCCGGCACGCTCGATGCCCTCGCCGCACTGGGATTCACCCTGGTGGAGCCGTTCGGTCTCCCCGACATGGTGGACCGCCTCGGCCCCGAGCTGAAGCGTCTCGGGCTGTCCGCGCCCACGACGCATGCCGGCTTTGTCGACGCCGATGCCGCGGGCCGGGCGCGCGTGTTCGACGCCGCCGAGAAGATCGGCGTGCGCACCGTGATCGACCCCTTCATCCCGCCGGAGCGCTGGCAGTCGGCGGACGATGTCCGCGAGATCGCGGCGCGTCTGGACGCCGCCGCGGGCGAGGCCGCCGATCGCGGGCTGCGCGTCGGCTACCACAACCATGCGCACGAGCTGGCGTCCACCATCGACGGCGTACCGGCGTTGGAGTTCTTCGCCGGCATCCTCGACGAGCGCGTGGTCCTCGAGGTCGACACCTACTGGGCGCTCGTGGGCGGAGTCGACCCGGCAGGTCTCCTGCAGCGGCTCGGCGAGCGCGTCGTCGCGATCCACGTCAAGGACGGCCCCGTGCCCGGGGACGTCGCGGATCAGACCCCTCTCGGCCAGGGATCGGTGCCGATCCGCGACATCCTCGCCGCCGCGCCGAACGCCCTGCGGGTTCTCGAGCTGGACGAATCGCGCATGCCGCCGCTGGACGCCCTGGCCGAGAGCCTGCAGTATCTGCGCACACTCGAATCCGACGCGGAGTCGGCCCGGTGACCGGCCGCACGGGACCTGTCGGCGTCGGCGTGATCGGCGCGGGCGTCATCAGCGACCAGTACCTGGGCAACCTGACGCGCTTCCCCGACGTCCAGGTGCGCGCCGTGGCCGACCTGGACGTCGCGCGGGCCGCGGCGAAGGCGCAGCAGTACGGTGTCCCGGCCGCCGGCACCGTGGACGAGCTCCTGGCCGACGATGACATCGAGATCGTCGTGAACCTCACGATCCCCGCCGCGCACGTCGAGGTCGCCGAGCGCGTCCTGGCCGCGGGGCGTCACGTGTGGACGGAGAAGCCCCTCGCCCTGAACCGCACAGCCGCTGAGGAGGTCGTCGCCGCCGGCGAGGCCGCCGGGCTGCGCGTGGCCAGCGCTCCCGACACGTTCCTGGGCGCGGGCATCCAGTCGGCCCTGCGACGCATGCGCGCCGGCGAGCTGGGCGACGTGCACAGCGCGCTCACCCTGATGCAGTCGCCCGGCCCGGAGTCGTGGCATCCGAACCCCGATTTCCTCTTCCAGGCGGGAGCCGGCCCGCTGTTCGACATCGGGCCCTACTACCTGACCGCGCTCGTCCAGTTCTTCGGGCCGATCTCCCGCGTGCAGGCGGTGGCCACCACGGCACGGCAGGAGCGCATCATCGGATCGGGCCCGCGAGCCGGCGAGCGCTTCGCCGTCACCGTGCCCACGCACGTCTCGGCGCTGTACGAGTTCGCCGGCGGCGCGACGGCCTCGAGCATCTTCAGCTTCGACACGCGGCAGGGCCGCACCTTGTTCGAGCTGTCGTCCTCGGATGTGACCCTCGCCATCCCCGACCCCAACATGTTCGAGGGCGACCTCACGATCGTGCGCGAGGACGCCACCGACACCGTCCCGGCCGAAGGCGCCTCCGCCGGACGCGGCATGGGCGTGGTGGAGCTGGCCCGCGCCATCCGCGCCGGGCGCCCCGAGCGCGCATCCGGGCGGCTCGCCCTGCACGTGGTCGACGTCATGCAGGCCACGATCGAGGCGGCGACCGCCGGCACCGCCCTCGGCGTGCACACCACCGTGACCGCCCCTGCCCCGCTCGAAGCGGACTGGGACCCGTTCGCGCGCACGTTGTGAGCTCGCGGCCATGCCGTCGCTCGTTCTCACCCCATCCCGCCGTTGTACCTACTGGTAGGTGTAGCCTCGCGGCATGAACTCGCGCGAACTGCTGGTCGAGACGATGGCGGATCTGCTGTGGGAACGCGGCTACGCCGACACGAGTCCGCGCGATGTGCGAGAGCGTTCCGGCGTGGGCCAGGGCAGCATGTACCACCACTTCCCCACCAAGCGCGACCTCGCCGTCGCCGCGCTGGAACGGAACATCGCCCAGCTGCGGCCCGCCGAATCCGGGCTCGCCGGGCCCGACGACCCGATGGCCCGCATCGAGGCGTACCTGCTGCATCCGCGCGACGCGCTCAAGGGATGCCGGGTGGGCCGGATGACACAGGACCGCCAGGTCCGCGAAGACCCCGCGCTCCTCGCCCCGGTCACGCGTGCCTTCCAGGACGCGCACGAGACCTGGACGACCGTGTTGCGTGAGGCCGTCGACGCGGGTCGGTTGCCCGCCGAGGTCGACCCCGTGCGCCTGGCGCACACCCTCATGGCCGTCCTTCAGGGCGGCTACGTCCTGGCCATCGCGCATCAGGACCCCCGCCCGTTCGAAGAGGCGTGCGCCGGCGCGCTCGACCTCCTGCACGCCGCAGCACCCCACCCGACGACATCCACCCACGACAGGAAGAAGTGACGATCATGACAGTACGTATCGGCATCAACGGATTCGGGCGCACCGGACGCACCTACCTGCGCGCCGCCCTGGCAAGCGACGCGGACGTGGAGGTGGTGGCCGTCAACGACCTCACCGACGCCCGCACGCTGGCGAGCCTGCTCGAATGGGATTCCCTCTCCGGGCACCTCGACGGCGTCGGGGTCGACGGCGACGCCATCACGCTGGGAGGAAGGCGCATCACCGTATCCGCCCAGCCCGATCCGTCCGCGATCCGCTGGGGCGACGTCGGCGCCGACATCGTGATCGAGTCCACTGGCCGGTACACCGACGGCAGCGCCGCATCCGCCCATCTCGCCGGCGGCGCCCGGAAGGTCATCATCTCCGCCCCCGCGAAGGGCGATGTGCCCACGTACGTGCTGGGGGTCAACGACGACGCGCTCGACCCCGACGCCCACGACGTCTTCTCCAACGGATCGTGCACCACGAACTCGGTGGCGCCGTTGGCGAAGGTGCTCCACGACGCGTTCGGCATCGAGTCGGGCCTCATGACGACGGTCCACGCGTACACCGGAGACCAGCGGCTACAGGATGCACCGCATTCCGACCTGCGCCGTGCACGCGCGGCGGCGGTGTCGACCATTCCGACCTCTTCGGGCGCGGCCAAGACGATCGGCAAGATCATCCCGGAGCTGGACGGCCGGCTCACCGGTGCCGCACTGCGCGTCCCGGTCCCGGTCGGCTCGATCACCGACCTCACCGCCGTCCTGCGGACCAGCGCGGGGGTGGACGAGGTGAACGCGGCCTTCCGGGAGGCGGCCGCATCCGGTCCGCTGCAGCGCTATCTGCAGTACTCGGAGGCACCGCTGGTGTCGGCGGACATCGTGGGCAACCCGTTCTCCACGATCTTCGACGCACCGCTGACGCAGGCGATCGGCTCGCAGGTGAAGGTCTTCGGCTGGTACGACAACGAGTGGGCGTTCTCCCACCGCCTCGTCGAGTTCTCCGCCCGCCTCGGCGCGGCCCTCTGACTCCACCTCACCGTCCGCAGAAGACGAAAGAGCGCCCGGCGGATCGCCGGGCGCTCTTTCATTTGGTGGACCTGAGGGGATTCGAACCCCTGACCTCTTCATTGCGAACGAAGCGCGCTACCAACTGCGCCACAGGCCCCTGAACCTCCGCTACATTACCACGCCACGGGGGTGCTCCCGCGCCGTCGCCTCCCCCTCATACGCCCTCCGCTGCCCCGCTTTCGCGCCACTTCGGCGTAACCGCGCCACATCAAAACGCAGCGGATGCACGTTTATGGCGCGAACGTGGGACCGGGACGCGGAGGGCGCGACGCTGGGAACGGGACGCGGAAGGCTCGACGCGGAGGCTGCGCGGAGGAGGAGGCGGGGCGGGCTCAGGCGCCGACGGCGCGGCGCGCGAGCAGCCGGCGCACGTGGTCTTCGATCTCGGCGTCGTCCACGTACCCCATGCGGCTGAACTCCGAGGCGCGCGCGGTGCGGGCCTCGTCGATCGAAGGCGGCTGGTTCTGCGCCGCGAGGTCGCGCAGCGCCTCTTCGCGGGCTGCGGCACGCAGGGCCGCGCGCGCGTCGTGCTCGTCCAGCACGGCGGCCGCACGAGAGCCCGCGGACGACACGAGCGGGCGCGGCAGCTCGCGCGGCGTCCACGCGGCCGCGCGCGGGCGCCCCACGGCGAGATCGGGCATCGGGGTGGCGACGCGCTCCGCGACGACGGCAGGCACCTCGCGGACGACGGCGCGGGCGGCCACACGCGACATGCGGTGCAACGCGACGACGGACAGCAGCGTGGTCGCGCCCCCGGCCCACAGCAGAGCGGCGGATGCGGCGGACAGGAACACCCACACGCCGGCTCCGGTGGCCGCCAGGCCCGCGACACCGAGTGCGGTGGCGGCCAGGCGCATACGGCGGCGAGCGCGGGCACGGCGGAATGCCGGACGGCTGCGGGCGGCGGCACGCTCGGCGCGGGCGGCCTCGATCGCCTCCGCGCGGCGGGCGCGGGCGAGCTCACGCTCGGCGGCGCTCTCCTCCTTCGCCGCTTCCAGGCGGGCGCGGGCGACGACGAGCTCGGTCTGCTCCTGCTCGGCCTGGACGCGGCGGGCGAGGCGCTGCTGGGCGAGCGCCGTCCGGGCGTTCAGCTCGAGCCGCACCTCCTGGGGAGTCTCGCTGGTCTCGGCCAGCACGCGCAGCGCCTGGTTCAGGCGCACCGCGTTCCGCTCCGCAGAGGTGTACTGGTAGCGACTGGCCCACGAGGGCAGCAGGTAGACGAGCCAGAGCACGACGGCGACGGCGACGATCACGCCGCCTCCCAGTACCTGGCCACCCATGCCGCTAACGGTATGCGACGCGCGGCCGGACGCATACCAGCCTGTGCGCGTGTCGCGCAGCGAAAACGTCAATCAGGCCGGTAAGCGGTCCGACGGCGGCACGGTCGCCGCATCCGGCGGGACGCGGCCTTGAACCCACCGGGCCAGCACCCCCTCGGGCACTTCCTCGCGCACGAGCGCGAACGCGTAGTGGTCGCGCCAGTCGCCGTTGATGTGGATGTAGCGACGCCGCAGCCCCTCGTAGCGGAAGCCGAGCTTCTGCACGACGCGCAGGCTCGCCGCGTTCTCCGGACGGATGCAGATCTCCATGCGGTGAAGGCGCAGTTCGTCGAAGCACAGGTCGGTCGCCATGGCCACCGACACCGGGGTGATCCCGCGCCCGGCGAACCGCTCGCTCACCCAGTAGCCGATCGTCGCGGACGCGAGGGAACCGCGCGAGATCCCCCACACGTTGAGCTGTCCGGCGACCTCGCCGTCGTACTCCATGACGAAGGGCACGCCCACGCCGTCACGGTGCTGTTGTAGGAGCCTGCGCACGCCCAGGCGCATGTCGAAGGAGACCGGGCCGTCGGGGCTGGTCGCCTCCCACTGCTTCAGCCACGGCCGGTTGGAGAGCAGCTCGTTCTGCAGCACACGCGCGTCGCGGGCGCGCACGAGACGGATCGAGATCGGCCCGTGGCGACGCGGAACAGACAGATCCATGCCACCCCCTCGACGACGACGTCAGAGCGTCGCCGCGAACTCCTTGAACCACGGGCGCAGGGCGGGCCCGAGGTCCTCGCGGTCGGCGGCGAGCTGCACGATGGCCTTGATGTAGTCCACCCTATCCCCGGTGTCGTACCGGCGGCCGCGGAAGATCACGCCGTACACGCCGCCGCCGTCCCCGGCGCCGGACGCGAGCTCCTGCAGGGCATCGGTCAGCTGGATCTCTCCGCCCTTGCCCGGTTCGGTGCGCTCGAGGATCTCGAACACGTCGGGCCCCAGGACGTACCGCCCGATGATGGCGAGGTTGGAGGGCGCGTCCTCGGCCTTGGGCTTCTCGACCAGCTGCGTCACCTTGACGACGTCGTCCTCGTCGGTGGGCTCCACGGCGGCGACACCGTACATGTGGATCTGCGCGGGGTCGACCTCCATCAGCGCGATGATCGTGGCCCCGCGCAGGTCGTACTCGGCGAGCATTTTGGTGAGCAGCTCGTCGCGCTCGTCGATCAGGTCGTCGCCCAGGAGAACCGCGAACGGGTGGTCGCCGACGTGCGCCTGCGAACGGAGCACGGCGTGACCGAGTCCCTTCGGCTCGCCCTGACGCACCATGTGCACGTTGGCGAGGTCGGAGGAGTACTCGACCTTCTGCAGCTTCTCCGCGTCGCCCTTGGCGCGCAGCTTGTCTTCGAGCTCGGGCACCGAGTCGAAGTGGTTGGCGATGTTGTTCTTGTTCCGCCCGACGATGATGAGGACGTCGTCGATGCCGGCCTCCACCGCCTCTTCGACGACGTACTGGATGGCCGGCTTGTCCACAACCGGGAGCATTTCCTTGGGCATCGCCTTGGTGGCGGGAAGGAAGCGGGTACCGAGTCCTGCGGCCGGGATGACGGCCTTGAAGGGCTTATGCGACATGAACACAGGTTAGCCCGAGCCGTGTGAACCTCGTGTGACGGGCCGGCTACGGCGGATGCCGCGCCTGACCGGCCTAGAATCGGATCCATGTCGGACCGCATCGATCACGCCAAGCGTGCGCTGCGCGCCGATCTGCGCGAACGGCGGCAGATGCAGTCGGAATCCGCGCGTGCGCAGGCCGCCCACGGACTGCGCCGGCAGCTGGACGAACTCCTCGAACAGCTGGACGCGCACTCGATCTCCTGCTTCCTGTCCACGCCCAGCGAGCCCGGCACGCGGGAATTCATCGACGCGGCCGTGGGGCGCGGCATCCGCGTGCTGCTGCCCATCACGCGCGCCGACGGCCTGCTGGACTGGGCCGTGGCCGTCGCCGGCGGCGATGTGACCGCGGGCCTGACGGGATCCCCCGAACCCGTGGGCGAGGTCCTGGGACCCATCGCGGTGAACGACGTCGACCTGCTGCTGGTGCCGGCAGCCGCCGTCGACCGCACCGGCATGCGCCTGGGCTGGGGCCGCGGCTACTTCGACAAGACCCTCGGGTCGATGGAGAAATGCCCGCCCGTGTACGCGGTGGTCTTCGACTCCGAGTTCGTCGACGAGGTCCCCCGCGACGTCCACGATCAACCCGTCACCGGCATCGTCACCCCGACGCGCACCGTCACGTTTTCCACCTCAGCGCCCCGCTGATCCACCCGAGGAGCTCCCATGCCCACCTACGCGTATGCCTGCAAGCAGTGCGCTCACCGTTTCGACGCCGTGCAGTCCTTCTCCGAGCCGACCCTGACCGTGTGCCCGGAGTGCGGCGGCACGCTGCGCAAGGAGTACGGCTCGATCGGCGTCACCTTCAACGGCTCGGGTTTCTACCGCACCGACTCGCGCGCAGGTGACGGCAAGACCACCGGCAAGAAGGCTGCGGATGCGTCGGCTTCGGGTGGTTCGGCAACCGGGACCAGTAGCGCCTCGCCGGCGGCTTCGGCATCATCGACCTCGAGCAGTTCGTCGGCTCCGGCGTCGTCGGGCTCGTAATCCCCCACAGGAAACCGAGGACCAGCACATGATCAAGGGCTTCAAGGAGTTCATCCTCCGCGGGAACGTCATCGACCTGGCCGTCGCGGTCGTCATCGGCGGTGCGTTCACCGCCATCGTCAACGCGGTGGTCACCTCGATCATCAACCCCCTCGTGGCGCTGTTCTACCAGGCGGATGAGTCCGGCCAGTTCGGCCCGACCCTGACCGGCATCTACGGCCAGGAGGTCACGTTCCCCCTCGGTACGCTCCTGAGCGCCGTCATCAGCTTCTTCGCCGTTGCCGCCGTGGTCTACTTCGTGTTCGTGTACCCGATGAACCGCATCAAG
Coding sequences within:
- a CDS encoding FmdB family zinc ribbon protein; translated protein: MPTYAYACKQCAHRFDAVQSFSEPTLTVCPECGGTLRKEYGSIGVTFNGSGFYRTDSRAGDGKTTGKKAADASASGGSATGTSSASPAASASSTSSSSSAPASSGS
- the mscL gene encoding large conductance mechanosensitive channel protein MscL, translated to MIKGFKEFILRGNVIDLAVAVVIGGAFTAIVNAVVTSIINPLVALFYQADESGQFGPTLTGIYGQEVTFPLGTLLSAVISFFAVAAVVYFVFVYPMNRIKERAAARAGVSEAADEPQLPTEQELLVQIRDLLEKSGPAART